Proteins co-encoded in one Waddlia chondrophila WSU 86-1044 genomic window:
- the radC gene encoding RadC family protein has protein sequence MTIRSLPDQEKPRERLQRLGADALSSTELLAVILGCGTRGCSVLELSKELIARFGGLRHLADATIEELLQMRGVGTAQAIKLKAAFSLGKRAYHPGQLRRYRVQTPEHAYAYVKDFLLQETKEVLISLLLDTKGDLITQKIISIGTLSHTLAHPREVFFDAVRHKAASLVIAHNHPSGDPTPSRHDIEMTAQLIKAGELMGIPLQDHLIIGSRTFVSLREIGLFNKEAIAK, from the coding sequence ATGACAATCAGATCTTTACCCGATCAGGAAAAACCTCGGGAGCGTTTGCAGCGACTGGGAGCAGATGCACTTTCTTCTACAGAGCTGCTCGCGGTAATTTTAGGGTGCGGAACGCGCGGATGCTCTGTGTTGGAGCTTTCAAAAGAGCTGATCGCCCGTTTTGGAGGTTTGCGTCATTTAGCAGATGCGACAATTGAAGAGTTATTGCAAATGAGAGGAGTTGGGACAGCACAGGCGATTAAGCTAAAGGCTGCGTTTTCTTTGGGCAAGCGAGCCTACCATCCCGGCCAGCTCCGCCGATATCGGGTGCAGACGCCCGAACATGCCTATGCTTATGTGAAGGACTTTCTTTTACAAGAAACAAAAGAAGTCTTGATCTCTTTATTGCTCGATACAAAGGGCGATCTAATCACGCAAAAAATAATTTCCATAGGAACGTTATCCCATACTTTGGCACATCCAAGAGAGGTGTTTTTCGATGCAGTGAGGCATAAAGCCGCAAGCCTTGTTATCGCCCACAACCATCCTAGCGGCGACCCGACGCCTTCTAGACATGATATCGAAATGACGGCGCAGCTGATCAAGGCTGGAGAGTTGATGGGAATCCCTTTACAAGATCATTTAATCATCGGATCGCGCACGTTTGTTTCACTGCGGGAGATCGGCTTGTTTAATAAGGAGGCTATTGCAAAGTGA
- a CDS encoding protoporphyrinogen/coproporphyrinogen oxidase gives MKETQNSTPSIAIIGAGLTGLSCAYHLEKEGYAPTLFEKQDRPGGRIQSENVDGFILDCGFQVFLSSYPEIKENFNLNELGARYFDSGALISHTKKGWIPIYNPRYHPIGWLKSALRYPRQISAFLKILFEYKRYDENPRYWKMGILSTEELLEHLHISKEMIDGFFRPFFGGVFLENALHTQAPIFMKRFYQFLTGKACLPAEGMGAIATHLAEKLKKTTICYRSEVSEINEQYLKLTNGEIFHPDIIICCLDSKITNQFFPLIPCHPMIGVTCLYYSIDAHRIRPHKLLMLGNNQGPLNNLSIDSAVQPTYAPKGKHLISATVVDQKWQKAPDLEKRVRKQIQEWMQAEPAHLRTFEIETALPTQDHPPPLVDYHHPRYQGIYLAGEVVDSASINGALASGRKIAHKIKSDLRSF, from the coding sequence ATGAAAGAGACTCAAAATTCAACTCCATCGATTGCAATTATCGGAGCAGGTTTGACAGGACTTAGCTGCGCCTATCATTTGGAAAAAGAGGGGTATGCACCAACTCTTTTCGAAAAACAAGACCGGCCCGGAGGAAGAATACAATCGGAAAATGTTGACGGGTTTATCCTGGACTGCGGATTTCAAGTATTTCTTAGTTCTTACCCGGAAATCAAGGAAAATTTCAACTTAAATGAACTCGGAGCGCGCTATTTCGACTCTGGGGCACTGATTTCCCATACAAAAAAAGGATGGATCCCAATCTATAACCCGCGTTACCACCCGATTGGATGGCTGAAATCCGCATTAAGATATCCAAGGCAAATCTCCGCTTTTTTAAAAATTTTATTTGAATATAAAAGGTATGACGAAAATCCGCGCTATTGGAAAATGGGGATCTTAAGCACAGAAGAACTCTTGGAACACCTCCACATTTCAAAAGAGATGATCGACGGATTTTTCCGCCCATTCTTTGGAGGGGTTTTTTTAGAAAACGCGCTGCACACGCAAGCGCCGATTTTCATGAAACGGTTTTATCAATTTTTGACAGGAAAAGCTTGTTTGCCGGCAGAAGGAATGGGAGCAATCGCTACCCATCTTGCTGAAAAGCTTAAAAAAACAACGATTTGCTACCGATCCGAAGTTTCTGAAATCAACGAACAGTACCTCAAATTAACCAACGGAGAAATCTTTCATCCGGATATCATCATCTGCTGTTTGGATTCCAAGATCACAAATCAGTTCTTTCCTCTGATTCCCTGTCATCCAATGATCGGAGTCACATGCCTCTATTATTCTATCGATGCACACCGCATACGCCCACACAAACTGCTGATGTTAGGCAACAATCAAGGCCCTCTCAATAATTTGTCGATCGACAGTGCGGTGCAGCCTACCTACGCACCTAAAGGAAAGCATTTAATATCGGCAACGGTTGTGGATCAAAAATGGCAAAAAGCTCCCGACTTGGAAAAGCGGGTGCGTAAACAAATTCAAGAGTGGATGCAAGCAGAGCCTGCTCACTTGCGTACATTTGAGATCGAAACAGCTCTCCCAACGCAGGATCACCCTCCCCCTCTTGTGGATTACCATCATCCTCGCTACCAAGGGATCTATTTGGCTGGAGAAGTGGTCGATTCCGCTTCGATTAATGGAGCACTTGCCTCAGGGAGAAAAATTGCACACAAAATCAAGTCAGACCTGCGATCCTTTTAA
- the mtaB gene encoding tRNA (N(6)-L-threonylcarbamoyladenosine(37)-C(2))-methylthiotransferase MtaB — protein sequence MLYYLAMNTKKRQKFRVVTLGCRTNQYESQAFRDQLLQMGYEPAEGKEDADLCIVNTCTVTESADSRSRYEIRQLAKKNPHAKIIVTGCSVERQPEKIEAIEGVAQLVKNADKEILLEKVFPGEDLPEFSIRNFDAHTRAFVKVQDGCNSFCTYCIIPYVRGRSRSRTMGQVLEEVKDLIANGYKEIVLTGINIGDFDGGADEPRRLAELVKEVDAVPGLERLRVSSIDPDEVDDEMLETIINGKKTCRSMHIVLQSGSNVVLKRMNRKYTRQMFMDTVSRLRSACSDFTFTTDVIVGFPGETERDHQETLEVLQEVQFAKVHMFPYSPRPRTRAALYSDRVSADVIQRRKQEVLRLSEEIAFNLRSSYVGRRMSVLTENYDDLHTEMISGHTDNFLPVMVPKAALRPNTMIEVECRENTAAALIGKVVGIGS from the coding sequence ATGTTATATTATCTTGCTATGAATACTAAAAAACGTCAAAAATTTCGTGTCGTTACTCTGGGGTGCAGAACAAACCAGTATGAGTCGCAGGCATTTAGGGACCAATTGCTCCAGATGGGGTATGAACCGGCTGAAGGCAAGGAAGATGCGGATCTTTGCATTGTCAATACATGTACTGTTACAGAGTCGGCAGACAGCCGCAGTCGTTATGAGATTCGTCAGCTTGCCAAAAAAAATCCTCATGCAAAAATTATTGTGACTGGCTGTTCGGTTGAAAGACAGCCTGAAAAGATTGAGGCGATCGAAGGGGTCGCTCAACTTGTCAAAAATGCAGACAAGGAAATTTTATTAGAAAAGGTGTTTCCCGGAGAAGACTTGCCTGAATTTTCCATTCGGAATTTTGATGCTCACACCCGGGCGTTTGTCAAAGTTCAAGACGGGTGCAACTCCTTTTGCACCTATTGCATTATTCCTTATGTCAGAGGAAGGTCGAGATCACGTACGATGGGCCAGGTCTTGGAGGAGGTGAAAGATCTTATTGCCAACGGCTATAAAGAAATTGTATTGACGGGGATCAATATCGGTGATTTTGATGGAGGTGCCGATGAGCCGCGCAGACTGGCAGAGTTGGTTAAAGAAGTGGACGCTGTTCCAGGGCTTGAAAGGTTGCGGGTTTCTTCTATTGATCCTGACGAAGTTGACGATGAAATGTTGGAAACGATCATCAATGGAAAAAAGACCTGTCGTTCGATGCATATTGTTTTGCAATCGGGTTCGAATGTCGTTTTGAAGAGGATGAATCGCAAGTATACCCGTCAGATGTTCATGGATACCGTCTCCAGGTTGAGAAGCGCTTGTTCGGATTTTACGTTCACGACAGATGTGATTGTCGGTTTCCCCGGTGAAACTGAACGGGACCACCAAGAAACGTTGGAGGTTTTGCAAGAAGTGCAGTTTGCTAAGGTGCACATGTTTCCTTACAGCCCAAGGCCGCGCACTCGTGCAGCTCTGTATTCGGATCGTGTTTCTGCCGATGTCATTCAAAGAAGAAAGCAGGAAGTGCTTCGTTTAAGTGAAGAGATCGCCTTTAATTTGCGCTCCTCTTATGTTGGAAGAAGAATGTCTGTGTTGACCGAAAACTATGATGATCTTCATACAGAGATGATTTCAGGGCATACCGATAATTTTCTTCCGGTAATGGTGCCGAAAGCAGCTCTCCGTCCAAATACCATGATTGAGGTTGAATGTAGAGAAAACACTGCAGCAGCTCTGATAGGAAAGGTGGTAGGGATAGGTTCATGA
- the hflX gene encoding GTPase HflX, with product MYEEIREKLGDEEASKERRALLVAIYRGTDQLPECKEHLDELELLCKTYGIETAEKLPCLVRKFNASTLISSGKVEEIGETAKELGVDVIVFDDEVTPGQQRNLEKIYSIPVIDRSEVIIGVFAQRAHSKEAKLQVELARLKYLAPRLKRMWTHLSRQQATAGGGAYLKGKGEKQIEIDRRLLKTKIFHLQKEINAVQAHRDTQRIQRERSEIPTFAIVGYTNAGKSTLLNALTEAGIFTEDKLFATLDTTTRKFTLPNNQEILLTDTVGFIRKLPHLLVAAFRSTLEEAVQADILIHLIDSSHPMALEQAEATVEVLHELGAKDKPVITVLNKIDRLEDRAILKKLRTKFTKTVNLSALYKQGFDHLTEQMTEELQKRRRVVNLRIPQKDYAVVSEVMRHGNILNQEYEENDVVMRVDLPSRYLGRISRYIEE from the coding sequence ATGTACGAAGAGATTAGAGAAAAATTAGGCGATGAAGAGGCCTCTAAAGAACGGAGAGCGCTTCTTGTTGCAATCTATCGAGGAACGGATCAGCTTCCCGAGTGCAAAGAACATCTCGATGAGCTTGAGCTTCTTTGCAAAACATATGGAATTGAGACTGCTGAAAAATTACCGTGCTTGGTGAGAAAATTTAATGCTTCGACGCTCATTTCCTCTGGAAAAGTGGAAGAGATTGGAGAAACAGCAAAAGAATTGGGCGTTGACGTGATCGTCTTCGATGATGAAGTGACTCCAGGCCAGCAGCGCAACCTCGAAAAAATCTACAGTATTCCGGTGATCGATCGATCCGAGGTGATTATTGGTGTTTTTGCACAAAGAGCGCACTCCAAAGAAGCGAAACTGCAAGTTGAATTGGCCCGGCTGAAATATTTAGCTCCTCGATTGAAGAGGATGTGGACGCACCTTTCCAGACAGCAGGCGACAGCTGGGGGCGGGGCGTATTTAAAAGGGAAAGGGGAAAAGCAAATTGAAATCGACAGGCGCCTGCTGAAAACAAAGATTTTCCACTTGCAAAAAGAGATCAACGCGGTCCAAGCGCATCGGGACACGCAGAGGATTCAGCGGGAGCGTTCGGAAATTCCCACTTTTGCCATCGTTGGCTACACAAACGCCGGCAAATCGACATTGCTCAACGCTTTGACAGAAGCTGGGATATTTACCGAAGACAAACTCTTTGCAACACTCGATACGACAACCCGAAAGTTTACGCTGCCCAACAATCAAGAGATTCTTCTCACAGATACCGTAGGATTTATCCGCAAGCTTCCCCATTTGTTAGTCGCTGCGTTTCGCAGCACATTGGAAGAGGCTGTTCAGGCGGATATCCTGATCCATTTAATTGATTCCAGCCATCCGATGGCGTTGGAACAGGCGGAAGCGACAGTGGAAGTTTTGCATGAGCTTGGGGCAAAAGATAAACCTGTGATCACCGTGTTAAATAAAATCGATCGTCTGGAAGACAGGGCCATTTTAAAGAAATTAAGGACAAAATTTACAAAAACAGTAAATCTTTCCGCGCTCTATAAGCAGGGATTTGATCATCTCACTGAACAGATGACCGAGGAACTGCAAAAGAGGCGGAGAGTTGTCAACCTCAGAATCCCCCAAAAAGATTATGCAGTCGTTAGCGAAGTGATGCGCCACGGCAATATTTTGAATCAGGAGTATGAAGAAAACGACGTGGTCATGCGCGTTGATTTACCTTCCCGATATCTTGGGCGGATCAGTCGGTACATCGAAGAATGA